A section of the Neisseria dumasiana genome encodes:
- the aceF gene encoding dihydrolipoyllysine-residue acetyltransferase → MSQIVEIKVPDIGGHDNVDVIAVEVKAGDTIAVDDTLITLETDKATMDVPADAAGVVKEVKVNVGDKVSEGSVIVLVEAAGAAAEAAPAAEAAPAAAEKQAEQAPAPEQTAPAAAPAAGGATVKVEVPDIGGHDNVDVIAVEIKVGDTVSEDDTLITLETDKATMDVPSTAAGVVKAVYVKVGDKVSQGTQIIEVETAGGAATAPVQEAKAEAPAATPAQQAAPAPAAPKADAAPVAAFGNTPVNEAAFAKAHAGPSARKLARELGVDLSLVKGTGLKGRIVGEDIKAFVKAAMQGGAGKAAPAAATASLGGGLDLLPWPKVDFSKFGEIEVKELSRIKKISGQNLSRNWVVIPHVTVNDEADMTELEEFRKTLNKEWEREGVKLSPLAFIIKASVTALKAFPEFNSSLDGENLILKKYYNIGFAADTPNGLVVPVIKDVDKKGLKEISQELTELSKKAREGKLKPNEMQGACFTISSLGGIGGTSFTPIVNAPEVAILGVCKSQMKPVWNGSAFEPRLMCPLSLSFDHRVIDGAAGMRFTVYLANLLKDFRRVVL, encoded by the coding sequence ATGAGTCAAATCGTAGAAATCAAAGTGCCCGATATCGGCGGCCATGACAATGTAGATGTGATTGCCGTTGAAGTGAAAGCGGGCGATACCATCGCAGTCGACGATACCCTGATTACGTTGGAAACCGATAAAGCCACTATGGACGTACCTGCCGATGCCGCCGGTGTCGTGAAAGAAGTAAAAGTGAACGTGGGCGACAAGGTTTCCGAAGGCAGCGTGATTGTGCTGGTAGAGGCAGCCGGTGCGGCAGCAGAAGCAGCCCCTGCTGCAGAAGCCGCTCCTGCCGCCGCAGAAAAACAGGCCGAACAGGCTCCCGCCCCCGAGCAAACCGCACCCGCAGCCGCGCCGGCCGCAGGCGGTGCAACCGTTAAAGTGGAAGTGCCCGATATCGGCGGTCACGACAATGTGGACGTAATTGCCGTAGAAATCAAAGTGGGCGATACCGTATCTGAAGACGATACCCTGATTACTTTGGAAACCGACAAAGCCACTATGGATGTGCCCAGCACTGCTGCCGGCGTAGTGAAAGCCGTGTATGTGAAAGTGGGCGACAAAGTTTCGCAAGGCACACAAATTATCGAAGTGGAAACCGCAGGCGGTGCCGCTACCGCGCCGGTTCAAGAAGCGAAAGCCGAAGCACCCGCAGCCACTCCCGCACAACAAGCCGCTCCGGCTCCTGCCGCGCCTAAAGCCGATGCCGCTCCGGTTGCCGCATTCGGCAACACGCCGGTAAACGAAGCGGCATTTGCCAAAGCCCATGCCGGCCCGTCTGCACGCAAACTGGCGCGCGAATTGGGTGTGGATTTGAGCTTGGTAAAAGGTACGGGCTTGAAAGGCCGTATCGTCGGCGAAGACATCAAAGCCTTCGTTAAAGCCGCCATGCAAGGCGGTGCGGGCAAAGCTGCGCCTGCTGCTGCAACCGCTTCATTGGGCGGCGGTTTGGACTTGCTGCCGTGGCCGAAAGTCGATTTCAGCAAGTTTGGCGAAATCGAAGTCAAAGAACTTTCCCGCATTAAGAAAATTTCCGGTCAAAACCTGTCGCGCAACTGGGTGGTTATCCCACACGTTACCGTGAACGACGAAGCCGATATGACCGAGCTGGAAGAGTTCCGCAAAACGCTGAACAAAGAATGGGAGCGCGAAGGTGTGAAACTGTCGCCGCTGGCGTTCATTATCAAAGCTTCCGTAACCGCATTGAAAGCTTTCCCAGAGTTCAATTCTTCTCTCGACGGCGAAAACCTGATTCTGAAGAAATACTACAACATCGGCTTTGCCGCCGACACGCCCAACGGTTTGGTTGTGCCGGTGATTAAAGATGTCGATAAGAAAGGCTTGAAAGAAATTTCCCAAGAGCTGACCGAATTGAGCAAAAAAGCCCGCGAAGGCAAACTCAAGCCCAACGAAATGCAAGGCGCCTGCTTTACCATTTCCAGCTTGGGCGGCATCGGCGGTACAAGCTTTACGCCGATTGTGAACGCACCCGAAGTGGCCATTTTGGGCGTGTGCAAATCACAAATGAAACCGGTATGGAACGGCTCGGCCTTTGAACCGCGCCTGATGTGCCCGTTGAGCCTGTCGTTCGACCACCGCGTGATCGACGGTGCGGCCGGTATGCGCTTTACCGTGTATCTGGCGAACCTGTTGAAAGACTTCCGCCGCGTAGTGCTGTAA
- the xseA gene encoding exodeoxyribonuclease VII large subunit has translation MSELFAPAAISVSELNALARSLLEDNLFGLWIAGEVSNLTRAASGHYYFSLKDSRAQVRCAMFKGTAAKLAAPLKEGDHIELTGKISIYEARGEFQITVNEVRLKGLGRLYEAYEKLKAQLQAEGVFAAERKKPLPAHPRAIGIVTSLAAAALRDVVSTLKRRAPEIPVIVYPTAVQGAGSELQIAQAIQTASARAEADVLIVCRGGGSIEDLWAFNEEPVVRAIEACEIPVVSGVGHETDFTLADFVADMRAPTPTGAAELVSPNRLESLHKLAQAQGRLKTALEQRYYDASQKVDWFARQIRHPQHKLNQQRGQLAALQQSLRFSMHNNHRFNIQQLARRQQSLIHLRPDISAAQRDVARFQTALRQSRLSLFALYRQRLEKQAALLEAVSPQHILERGFSVVKNSRGQVIRSAHALKQGQKLHIMFADGETDVRVTSEHKQPDLFDYS, from the coding sequence ATGTCCGAACTTTTCGCTCCTGCCGCCATTTCCGTTTCCGAACTCAACGCCTTAGCCAGAAGCCTGCTGGAAGACAACCTGTTCGGGCTGTGGATAGCGGGCGAAGTATCCAACCTTACCCGCGCCGCCAGCGGGCATTACTATTTTTCGCTCAAAGACAGCCGCGCCCAAGTGCGCTGCGCCATGTTCAAAGGCACGGCGGCGAAGTTGGCTGCACCGCTGAAAGAAGGCGACCACATCGAGCTGACCGGCAAAATCAGCATTTACGAAGCGCGCGGCGAGTTTCAAATCACCGTAAACGAAGTGCGCTTGAAAGGTTTGGGGCGGCTTTACGAAGCCTATGAAAAGCTGAAAGCCCAATTGCAGGCCGAGGGCGTGTTTGCGGCGGAACGCAAAAAACCGCTGCCCGCCCATCCGCGCGCTATCGGTATCGTAACCAGCCTTGCCGCGGCAGCCTTGCGCGACGTGGTCAGCACGTTGAAACGCCGTGCGCCGGAAATCCCCGTGATTGTGTACCCGACCGCCGTGCAAGGTGCGGGCAGCGAATTGCAGATCGCCCAAGCGATTCAGACGGCCTCTGCGCGTGCCGAAGCGGATGTATTAATCGTGTGCCGCGGCGGGGGTAGCATCGAAGACTTGTGGGCGTTTAACGAAGAGCCTGTGGTGCGGGCGATTGAAGCGTGTGAAATCCCCGTGGTCAGCGGTGTCGGGCATGAAACCGATTTCACGCTGGCGGATTTTGTCGCCGACATGCGCGCACCCACGCCCACGGGCGCGGCGGAACTGGTCAGCCCCAACCGCTTGGAATCGCTGCATAAGCTCGCACAGGCACAAGGCCGTCTGAAAACGGCATTGGAGCAGCGTTATTACGATGCCAGCCAAAAAGTGGATTGGTTCGCCCGCCAAATCCGCCACCCGCAACACAAATTGAACCAACAGCGCGGCCAGCTTGCCGCCTTGCAGCAGTCGCTGCGCTTTTCCATGCACAACAACCACCGTTTCAACATCCAGCAGCTTGCCCGCCGGCAACAAAGCCTGATTCATCTGCGCCCCGATATATCTGCGGCACAACGCGACGTGGCTCGTTTTCAGACGGCCTTACGGCAAAGCCGTTTGTCTTTGTTTGCGCTGTACCGCCAGCGCCTTGAAAAACAGGCCGCGCTGCTCGAAGCCGTGTCGCCGCAGCACATTTTGGAACGCGGTTTCAGCGTGGTTAAAAACAGCCGCGGGCAAGTCATCCGCAGCGCCCATGCTTTGAAGCAGGGTCAGAAACTGCACATTATGTTTGCCGACGGCGAAACCGACGTGCGCGTTACCAGCGAGCATAAGCAGCCGGATTTGTTTGATTATTCTTAA
- a CDS encoding BCCT family transporter yields MSAKENPPVKRPPYFLWTALLVGLMAVTAVVKPALLTNTVADVGKFFYLKFDWLIMWLPLLACAVGLSVALSPRFGNIRLGGKDAEPEYSFFSWMNMLFTAGIGVGIVFFGPIEALWHYFHSPIGVKMEGLTDSQQVENAMSLALHVWGIPAWSLYMIAGLVMAYFTYQHKTECTPAAPLQYAFKHKKWAVPLGMVVTAMAILAIAMSVSSSIAMATAQIASGLGIITGESFNNIGWKTLILVVLASLYTLGAVLPINKGMKFLGDWTVYLSIVLLLFVFLVGPTHYFLSTMVVSIGNILTKTVHHSFQLYMFHNRDWMVWYPMAYWVWWVTWAPFVGVFLAKISKGRTLRQFVFASVMVPAGFIVIWFSVFSGFSLLDTVEGSGRLAEIGNKGDYEGAFYYLLNMLPLSDFTKPLTVILFLGFIVTTVTSAAISLGIMTSNDGRSENKFRAVVWSIFATLIGYAVIVTGKIEGIKAVGSFAGFPFVFVMYLWFAALWRQLNRDVPHRFKDYSEKE; encoded by the coding sequence ATGTCTGCAAAAGAAAATCCCCCTGTTAAACGCCCGCCTTATTTTTTATGGACTGCGCTCTTGGTTGGGCTGATGGCGGTAACGGCGGTAGTCAAACCCGCTTTGCTGACCAATACGGTTGCCGATGTCGGTAAGTTTTTTTATTTGAAATTCGATTGGCTGATTATGTGGCTGCCGCTGCTTGCCTGCGCGGTGGGTTTGTCGGTGGCTTTGTCGCCTAGATTCGGCAATATCCGTTTGGGTGGCAAGGATGCGGAGCCGGAGTATTCGTTTTTTTCATGGATGAATATGCTGTTTACTGCGGGCATCGGTGTGGGGATTGTATTTTTCGGGCCGATTGAGGCGTTATGGCATTATTTTCATTCACCCATCGGTGTGAAAATGGAGGGGCTGACCGATTCGCAACAGGTGGAAAATGCCATGAGTTTGGCACTGCATGTGTGGGGCATTCCCGCATGGTCGCTGTATATGATTGCGGGCTTGGTTATGGCTTATTTCACCTATCAGCATAAAACCGAATGCACGCCCGCCGCGCCGTTGCAATATGCGTTCAAACATAAAAAATGGGCGGTGCCGCTGGGCATGGTTGTAACTGCGATGGCAATCTTGGCTATTGCCATGTCGGTGTCTTCTTCGATTGCGATGGCTACGGCACAGATTGCTTCGGGGCTGGGCATCATCACGGGGGAATCGTTTAACAACATCGGCTGGAAAACGCTGATATTGGTGGTATTGGCGTCGCTCTATACTTTGGGCGCGGTGCTGCCGATTAACAAAGGCATGAAATTTCTCGGCGACTGGACGGTTTATCTGTCGATCGTGCTGCTGCTGTTTGTGTTTTTGGTTGGGCCTACCCATTATTTTTTAAGCACAATGGTGGTTTCTATCGGCAATATCCTCACCAAAACCGTGCATCATTCTTTTCAGCTTTATATGTTTCATAACCGTGATTGGATGGTGTGGTATCCGATGGCGTATTGGGTGTGGTGGGTTACTTGGGCGCCGTTCGTAGGGGTGTTTTTGGCCAAAATTTCAAAAGGACGCACGTTGCGCCAGTTTGTGTTTGCCTCTGTGATGGTGCCGGCAGGGTTTATTGTGATTTGGTTTTCGGTGTTTTCGGGCTTCAGTTTGCTCGATACGGTTGAAGGCTCGGGGCGTTTGGCCGAAATCGGCAACAAGGGCGATTATGAGGGTGCGTTTTATTATCTGCTCAATATGCTGCCGCTGTCTGATTTTACCAAGCCGCTAACCGTGATTCTGTTTCTCGGTTTTATCGTAACAACGGTAACGAGTGCGGCGATTTCGTTGGGCATTATGACCAGCAACGACGGCCGCAGCGAGAATAAATTCCGCGCGGTGGTGTGGAGTATTTTTGCCACCCTTATCGGCTATGCGGTGATTGTTACCGGCAAAATTGAGGGAATTAAAGCCGTGGGTTCTTTTGCCGGTTTTCCGTTTGTGTTTGTGATGTATTTGTGGTTTGCGGCTTTATGGCGGCAGTTGAACCGCGATGTGCCGCACCGTTTCAAAGATTATTCGGAAAAGGAATAA
- a CDS encoding heavy metal translocating P-type ATPase, giving the protein MKKTCFHCGLDVPDNISLPVVYEGESHDTCCAGCQAVAQSIIDAGLGNYYKQRTADAQQAALPPQEILDRLKLYDMPEVQAGFVETGADGVSEAVLMLGGITCAACVWLIEQQLLRTEGIVRADLNYSTRRVRVVWHNDKVSLSDILLLIQKTGYTAVPYDARKMEEQMQAERKQALIRLAVAGLSMMQTMMFAAPTYLYGNEIEPLYLGVLHWGAFLMVLPAMFYSAVPFYKGFWRDLKNRRMGMDTPVAIAISLTFLAGVYGLISNAGQGMYFESVAMFVFFLLGGRYMEQIARRKAGDAAERLVKLVPAFCHTLPNYPENDTAEEAAVVQLKTGDVVAVYPGEVIPVDGTVLSGESEVNEAMLTGESLPVLKQQSAKVTAGTLNTLSPLVVRTDQVGGDTRLSHIVKLLDRALAQKPRLAEMADKYASTFVSGLLIAAVPVFIGWTIYAGPFQALWITVSLLVITCPCALSLATPTALAASTGMLASDGILVSGSRSLETLSQIDDVVFDKTGTLTKGTLAVTRAIALGRLKTEEAAAIAKALESQSEHPIAKAIIRYAEQVGGNLAALQVGQRVNHVGKGVSASLTVNGETQIWALGTADFVAGIAGVPLPAEHIEHSGSIVYLGNEQGFQTAFLLEDEIKESVADMIAALKKQGMHLHLLSGDREAAVAGLTASLGLDTYRAEALPEDKLAYVETLQRQQRKVLMVGDGINDAPVLAQADVSVAVAGGADVAREGADVILLNDDMRVLPHTINQARRTRAVIRQNLIWASVYNLIVIPLAVFGYVTPWIAALGMSFSSLIVAANALRLLKKRPSETEWQSVK; this is encoded by the coding sequence ATGAAAAAAACATGCTTCCATTGCGGGCTGGATGTGCCCGACAACATTTCTCTGCCGGTGGTTTACGAAGGCGAATCACACGATACCTGTTGCGCCGGTTGTCAGGCCGTGGCGCAAAGCATTATCGATGCAGGGCTGGGCAATTATTACAAGCAGCGCACGGCCGATGCGCAACAAGCTGCTCTGCCTCCTCAAGAAATTCTCGACCGTCTCAAACTTTACGATATGCCGGAGGTGCAGGCAGGATTTGTAGAAACGGGAGCAGACGGCGTAAGCGAAGCCGTGTTGATGCTCGGCGGCATTACCTGTGCCGCCTGCGTATGGTTGATCGAGCAGCAGCTGCTGCGCACCGAGGGCATAGTGCGCGCCGATTTGAATTACAGCACCCGCCGCGTGCGCGTTGTTTGGCATAACGACAAAGTTTCGCTTTCCGACATTCTTTTGCTGATTCAAAAAACCGGTTATACCGCCGTGCCTTACGATGCGCGGAAAATGGAAGAACAGATGCAGGCCGAGCGCAAACAGGCGTTGATACGGCTGGCGGTTGCCGGGCTTTCGATGATGCAGACGATGATGTTTGCCGCGCCGACTTATCTTTACGGAAACGAAATCGAACCGCTTTACTTGGGCGTGCTGCACTGGGGCGCATTTTTGATGGTGTTGCCGGCTATGTTTTATTCTGCCGTACCGTTTTACAAAGGCTTTTGGCGCGATCTGAAAAACCGCCGTATGGGTATGGATACGCCGGTGGCCATTGCCATTTCGCTCACGTTTTTGGCGGGCGTGTACGGCTTGATCAGCAACGCAGGGCAGGGCATGTATTTTGAATCGGTGGCGATGTTTGTGTTTTTCCTGCTGGGCGGGCGCTATATGGAGCAGATTGCGCGGCGCAAAGCAGGCGATGCGGCGGAGCGCTTGGTGAAACTCGTTCCCGCTTTCTGCCACACATTGCCGAATTATCCTGAAAACGATACCGCCGAAGAAGCGGCGGTGGTGCAGCTGAAAACCGGCGATGTGGTGGCGGTGTATCCGGGCGAAGTGATTCCGGTGGACGGCACGGTGCTGTCGGGCGAGAGCGAAGTCAACGAAGCCATGCTCACCGGCGAGAGCCTGCCCGTTTTGAAACAGCAAAGCGCCAAAGTGACCGCAGGCACGTTGAATACCCTCAGCCCGCTGGTTGTCCGCACCGACCAAGTGGGCGGCGATACCCGTTTGTCGCACATCGTCAAACTGCTCGACCGGGCATTGGCACAAAAACCGCGCTTGGCCGAAATGGCCGACAAATACGCCTCTACCTTCGTTTCCGGCCTGCTGATAGCCGCCGTGCCCGTGTTTATCGGCTGGACGATTTACGCAGGGCCGTTTCAGGCATTGTGGATCACCGTTTCGCTGCTGGTAATTACCTGCCCGTGCGCCCTTTCTCTCGCTACGCCTACTGCGCTGGCGGCCTCTACGGGCATGCTGGCTTCAGACGGCATCTTGGTTAGCGGCAGCAGAAGTTTGGAAACCCTGTCGCAAATCGATGATGTGGTATTCGACAAAACCGGCACGCTCACCAAAGGCACACTTGCCGTGACCCGCGCCATCGCTTTAGGCCGTCTGAAAACAGAAGAAGCTGCCGCCATTGCCAAAGCGCTGGAAAGCCAGTCGGAACATCCGATTGCCAAAGCCATCATCCGCTACGCCGAACAAGTCGGCGGCAACCTTGCCGCATTGCAGGTAGGGCAGCGTGTCAATCATGTTGGAAAAGGCGTGAGCGCCAGCCTTACCGTTAACGGCGAAACTCAAATCTGGGCATTGGGAACCGCCGATTTTGTTGCAGGCATTGCCGGTGTACCGCTTCCGGCCGAACACATCGAACACAGCGGCAGCATTGTTTATCTCGGCAACGAACAAGGTTTTCAGACGGCCTTTTTGTTGGAGGACGAAATCAAAGAAAGTGTGGCCGACATGATTGCCGCCCTGAAAAAACAAGGCATGCATCTGCATCTGCTCAGCGGCGACCGCGAAGCCGCCGTAGCCGGTCTCACTGCTTCTTTGGGTTTGGATACCTACCGCGCAGAAGCCTTGCCGGAGGACAAACTCGCATACGTTGAAACCTTGCAGCGGCAGCAGCGCAAAGTGCTGATGGTCGGCGACGGCATCAACGACGCCCCCGTGTTAGCGCAGGCCGATGTGTCGGTTGCCGTAGCGGGCGGGGCCGACGTGGCCAGAGAAGGAGCAGACGTTATTTTGCTCAACGACGACATGCGCGTACTGCCGCATACCATCAACCAAGCGCGCCGCACGCGTGCGGTTATCCGGCAAAATCTGATATGGGCCAGCGTGTACAACCTGATTGTGATACCTTTGGCCGTGTTCGGATACGTTACCCCGTGGATTGCCGCGCTGGGCATGAGTTTCAGCTCTTTAATCGTGGCGGCCAATGCGTTGAGGCTGTTGAAGAAAAGGCCGTCTGAAACTGAATGGCAGTCGGTAAAATAG
- a CDS encoding DUF1841 family protein encodes MYDVNTHDVRRFFAQVWQQRMLPLQLDALQQKALRIIEAHPEYHHYLERIEDYLDKTWTPEAGETNPFLHMSLHLSIQEQAAIDQPPGIRAIHEKLCGKYNGDWVKAEHDMADALAETVWEAQRFGRGLDVNAYMTRLRKLVGLGQEDNARINPHEVGVSDKISGRE; translated from the coding sequence ATGTATGATGTCAACACCCACGATGTGCGCCGTTTTTTCGCACAAGTTTGGCAGCAGCGCATGCTGCCTCTGCAATTAGACGCGTTGCAACAAAAGGCACTGAGAATTATCGAGGCACACCCCGAATACCATCACTATTTGGAGCGCATCGAGGACTATCTCGACAAAACTTGGACACCCGAAGCAGGTGAAACCAATCCGTTTCTGCATATGTCGTTACACCTTTCGATACAGGAACAGGCGGCGATTGACCAGCCGCCGGGAATTCGTGCGATTCATGAAAAACTGTGCGGCAAATATAACGGCGATTGGGTAAAAGCCGAACACGATATGGCCGATGCGCTGGCCGAAACCGTATGGGAAGCCCAGCGTTTCGGCCGGGGTTTGGATGTGAATGCCTATATGACGCGGTTGCGTAAGCTGGTGGGTTTGGGGCAGGAAGACAATGCCCGTATCAATCCGCATGAAGTAGGGGTGTCCGACAAAATCAGCGGTCGGGAATAA
- a CDS encoding epoxyqueuosine reductase QueH — MNDKPEVTPIDRPVLNPPGGEKKVLLHSCCAPCSGEVMEAMLASGIDFTIFFYNPNIHPKKEYEIRKNENIAFAEKHNIPFIDADYDVDNWFERAKGMEMDPERGRRCTMCFDMRFERAALYAHEHGFPVLTSSLGISRWKNMNQINDCGHRAVAPYDDVVYWDFNWRKGGGSARMIEISKREHFYQQEYCGCAYSLRDTNHHRKSQGRPPIKIGVKYYGDEEN, encoded by the coding sequence ATGAACGACAAACCCGAAGTTACCCCAATCGACCGCCCCGTGCTGAACCCGCCCGGCGGTGAGAAAAAAGTGCTGCTGCATTCCTGCTGCGCCCCCTGTTCCGGCGAAGTGATGGAAGCCATGCTCGCCAGCGGCATTGATTTCACTATCTTTTTCTACAATCCCAATATCCATCCGAAAAAAGAATACGAAATCCGCAAAAACGAAAACATCGCATTTGCCGAAAAACACAATATTCCTTTTATCGATGCGGATTACGATGTGGACAACTGGTTCGAGCGCGCCAAAGGCATGGAAATGGATCCCGAGCGCGGCCGCCGCTGCACCATGTGTTTCGACATGCGTTTCGAGCGTGCCGCCCTTTATGCCCACGAACACGGTTTTCCCGTACTCACCAGCTCTTTGGGTATTTCGCGCTGGAAAAACATGAACCAAATCAACGATTGCGGCCATCGCGCTGTTGCACCTTACGATGACGTGGTGTATTGGGATTTCAATTGGCGCAAAGGCGGCGGCAGCGCGCGCATGATCGAAATCAGCAAGCGCGAACATTTTTACCAACAGGAATACTGCGGCTGTGCTTATTCGTTGCGCGATACCAACCACCACCGCAAATCGCAAGGCCGCCCGCCGATTAAAATCGGTGTGAAATATTACGGCGACGAAGAAAACTGA
- a CDS encoding glutathione peroxidase produces the protein MTRIYDFTVKNAQGGNVSMRNYAGKVLLIVNTATQCGLTPQYKGLQALHERYAERGLVILDFPCNQFRGQAPESSVEIAQICETRFGTQFAVFDKIDVNGSTAHPLYVYLKEQQPGDSGGSWLKNTLFTLLSRNVRQHSSDIQWNFTKFLVDREGRVVGRFSPAVTPQECGEAIERLL, from the coding sequence ATGACCCGGATATATGATTTTACGGTGAAAAACGCCCAAGGCGGCAATGTGTCTATGCGTAACTACGCCGGTAAAGTGCTGTTGATTGTCAACACGGCAACCCAATGCGGCCTAACGCCCCAATACAAAGGCTTGCAGGCTTTGCATGAACGCTATGCCGAGCGCGGTTTGGTTATTCTTGATTTTCCATGCAACCAGTTCCGCGGGCAGGCACCGGAGAGCAGCGTAGAAATCGCACAGATATGCGAAACCCGTTTCGGAACGCAGTTTGCGGTGTTTGATAAAATCGATGTAAACGGCAGCACGGCTCATCCGCTTTACGTTTACCTGAAAGAACAGCAACCGGGCGACAGCGGCGGCAGTTGGTTGAAAAATACGCTGTTTACATTGCTTTCCCGAAATGTCAGGCAGCACAGTAGCGATATTCAATGGAATTTCACCAAGTTTTTAGTAGACAGAGAGGGCAGGGTGGTCGGCCGTTTTTCGCCTGCCGTAACACCGCAAGAGTGCGGAGAAGCCATAGAGCGTTTGTTGTAA
- a CDS encoding NADP(H)-dependent aldo-keto reductase, producing the protein MEQRELGTSGIKVSKICLGTMTWGEQNNEDEAHAQLDYALANGVNFIDTAEMYPVPPCKETYTRTEQYIGSWIKQRGRRDDFVLASKIAGPTGANNLDSYIRGGNDFSRAQIFEACEASLKRLNTDYLDLYQLHWPERKVNFFGRLGVSSVHQGETFTPFEEVADALGELVKQGKIRAFGLSNETPWGAMRYLNQHERNPELPRVASIQNPYNLLNRSYEVGMSEISLREQVPLLAYSPLAFGVLTGKYRHGALPEGSRLALFERFKRYTKPQGFAAVERYAEIAEQAGLSLTAMSLAFVNSREFLASNIIGATNLAQLSENIASAEVELSPDVLAAIDQVHAEISNPCP; encoded by the coding sequence ATGGAACAGCGAGAGTTGGGAACCTCGGGTATCAAAGTAAGCAAAATCTGTTTGGGCACGATGACTTGGGGCGAGCAAAATAACGAGGACGAAGCACACGCCCAGCTTGATTATGCTTTGGCTAACGGCGTGAACTTCATCGATACGGCAGAAATGTATCCCGTGCCGCCGTGCAAAGAAACCTATACCCGCACCGAGCAATATATCGGCAGCTGGATCAAACAGCGTGGCCGGCGTGATGATTTTGTATTGGCCAGCAAAATCGCCGGCCCCACCGGCGCCAATAATCTCGACAGCTACATCCGCGGTGGAAATGATTTTTCCCGCGCTCAGATTTTTGAAGCCTGCGAGGCCAGCCTTAAGCGTTTGAATACCGATTATCTCGATTTGTACCAACTGCATTGGCCGGAGCGCAAAGTGAATTTTTTCGGCAGACTGGGCGTATCGTCGGTTCATCAAGGTGAAACGTTTACCCCTTTTGAAGAAGTGGCCGATGCTTTGGGCGAATTGGTCAAACAAGGCAAAATTCGGGCGTTCGGTTTGTCAAACGAAACGCCGTGGGGAGCCATGCGTTATTTGAATCAGCATGAGCGCAACCCCGAGTTGCCGCGTGTGGCTTCGATACAAAATCCCTATAATCTGCTTAACCGCAGTTACGAAGTGGGCATGAGTGAAATTTCGTTGCGCGAACAGGTGCCGCTGCTGGCCTATTCGCCGCTGGCTTTCGGCGTGCTGACCGGCAAATACCGCCACGGCGCTTTGCCCGAAGGCAGCCGATTGGCGCTGTTTGAGCGATTCAAACGCTACACCAAACCGCAAGGTTTCGCAGCGGTGGAGCGTTATGCCGAAATTGCCGAGCAGGCAGGTTTGAGCCTGACGGCGATGTCGCTGGCGTTTGTGAACAGCCGCGAATTTCTCGCCAGCAACATCATCGGTGCAACAAACTTGGCGCAACTGAGTGAAAACATTGCCAGTGCCGAAGTAGAGCTATCGCCGGACGTGCTCGCCGCCATCGACCAAGTGCACGCCGAAATCAGCAATCCCTGCCCTTAA